The Castor canadensis chromosome 13, mCasCan1.hap1v2, whole genome shotgun sequence genome has a window encoding:
- the Foxb2 gene encoding forkhead box protein B2 — MPRPGKSSYSDQKPPYSYISLTAMAIQHSAEKMLPLSDIYKFIMERFPYYREHTQRWQNSLRHNLSFNDCFIKIPRRPDQPGKGSFWALHPDCGDMFENGSFLRRRKRFKVLRADHAHLHAGSTKGAPGAGPGGHLHPHHPHHAHHHHHHHHSGAHHHHHPPQPPPPPPPPHMVHYFHQQPPPAPQPPPHLPSQAPPQPPQQSQPPQPSHPGKMQEAAAVAAAAAAAAAAAVGSVGRLSQFPPYGLGSAAAAAAAAAASTSGFKHPFAIENIIGRDYKGVLQAGGLPLASVMHHLGYPVPGQLGNVVSSVWPHVGVMDSVAAAAAAAAAAGVPVGPEYGAFGVPVKALCHSASQSLPAVPVPIKPTPALPPVTALPPALPVPAASQQPPAPPSVCAAAVASPAASLLEPTTASAAESKGGSLHSVLVHS; from the coding sequence ATGCCGCGGCCGGGGAAGAGCTCGTACAGCGACCAAAAGCCGCCCTACTCGTACATCTCGCTGACAGCCATGGCCATCCAACACTCGGCAGAGAAGATGCTGCCTCTGAGCGACATCTACAAGTTCATCATGGAGCGCTTCCCCTACTACCGCGAGCATACGCAGCGCTGGCAGAACAGCCTGCGCCACAACCTCTCCTTCAACGACTGCTTCATCAAGATCCCGCGGCGGCCCGACCAACCCGGTAAAGGTAGCTTCTGGGCGCTGCACCCGGACTGCGGCGACATGTTCGAGAATGGCAGCTTCCTGCGGCGCCGCAAGCGCTTCAAGGTGCTGCGCGCGGACCACGCTCACCTGCACGCGGGCAGCACTAAGGGCGCGCCCGGCGCGGGACCTGGCGGGCACCTGCATCCCCACCACCCGCACCATgcgcaccaccaccaccaccatcaccactctGGCGCGCACCATCATCACCACCCTCCCCAaccgccgccgcccccgcccccgccgcacATGGTGCACTATTTCCACCAGCAGCCGCCACCCGCTCCGCAGCCGCCGCCGCACCTCCCGTCGCAGGCGCCGCCGCAGCCGCCGCAGCAGTCACAGCCCCCGCAACCGTCCCACCCCGGCAAGATGCAGGAGGCGGCGgccgtggcggcggcggcggctgcggcggcggcagcggctgTGGGCAGCGTGGGGCGCCTGTCTCAGTTCCCACCCTACGGGCTGGGCTCGGCCGCTGCGGCTGCAGCTGCGGCCGCAGCGTCCACATCGGGCTTTAAACACCCGTTCGCCATCGAGAACATCATCGGCCGGGACTACAAGGGCGTGCTGCAGGCTGGCGGGCTGCCCTTGGCGTCTGTCATGCACCACCTGGGCTACCCCGTACCAGGCCAGCTTGGTAACGTCGTCAGCTCGGTGTGGCCTCATGTTGGCGTCATGGATTCTGTGgccgcggccgccgccgccgctgccgcagCCGGGGTCCCTGTAGGCCCGGAGTACGGGGCATTCGGGGTGCCAGTCAAGGCTCTGTGCCACTCAGCCAGCCAGAGCCTGCCAGCTGTGCCAGTGCCCATCAAGCCTACGCCTGCGCTACCCCCCGTGACCGCGCTGCCGCCGGCGCTCCCTGTCCCCGCGGCTTCCCAACAGCCGCCTGCGCCACCGTCCGTGTGCGCTGCGGCGGTGGCCTCACCCGCAGCATCTCTGCTGGAGCCCACCACCGCGAGTGCGGCCGAGAGCAAGGGCGGATCTCTGCACTCAGTGCTGGTGCACTCCTAG